One Phaseolus vulgaris cultivar G19833 chromosome 2, P. vulgaris v2.0, whole genome shotgun sequence DNA window includes the following coding sequences:
- the LOC137810830 gene encoding probable UDP-glucosyl transferase 73B6, with protein MSNEVHSLHVFFIPFLAYGHFIPTVDMAKLFAEKGVKATIITTPLNAPFITKAIGKTKTSSTMIHVKTIELPCAEAGLPNGCENTNSLTTGTLFPAFFRACGLLQYPFEQLLLEQRPNCVVADVMFPWATDSAAKLGVPSLVYDGTSFFSICANQCMGLYEPYKNVSTDSEPFLIPNLPGEIKMTRMQVSPHAMSDESSGVTKLLDEVKESDLKSYGMVVNSFYELEKVYADHLRNVLGRKAWHIGPMFLSNRVKEEKACIDEHECLKWLDTKEPNSVIYVCFGTTTKLKNSQLKDIATGLEASGEQFIWVMGKRQEDGVGWVADEFEKKMEGKGLIIRGWAPQVLILEHEAIGAFVTHCGWNSILEGVVAGVPMVTWPIAYEQFFNEKLVSEILKIGVPIGAKKWAAGVGDTVKWEAVEKAVKRIMSGEKAHQMRNKAKMLSRLAREAVAEGGSSNSDLNALIADLGSLTN; from the coding sequence ATGAGCAATGAAGTTCATTCTTTACATGTATTCTTCATCCCTTTCTTGGCTTATGGCCATTTCATTCCCACCGTTGACATGGCCAAATTATTTGCTGAAAAGGGTGTGAAGGCCACTATCATCACCACACCCCTCAACGCACCTTTCATCACCAAAGCCATAGGAAAAACCAAAACCAGCAGCACCATGATTCATGTCAAAACAATCGAGCTCCCATGTGCCGAGGCTGGTCTACCTAATGGGTGTGAAAACACTAACTCCCTCACTACCGGGACTTTATTTCCTGCATTCTTTAGGGCTTGTGGGTTACTACAATATCCATTTGAGCAACTATTGCTTGAGCAGCGTCCAAATTGTGTCGTTGCTGATGTTATGTTCCCATGGGCAACTGATTCAGCAGCCAAACTTGGAGTTCCTAGCCTTGTGTACGACGGGACTAGCTTCTTCTCCATATGTGCTAACCAGTGCATGGGACTCTATGAGCCCTACAAGAATGTTTCGACTGATTCAGAACCCTTTCTCATTCCCAACCTTCCAGGGGAGATTAAAATGACAAGGATGCAGGTCTCACCTCATGCCATGAGTGATGAAAGCTCAGGAGTGACAAAGTTGTTGGATGAAGTAAAAGAATCAGACTTGAAAAGCTATGGGATGGTTGTTAATAGCTTTTATGAACTTGAGAAGGTTTATGCAGATCATTTGAGGAATGTTCTTGGAAGAAAAGCATGGCATATAGGCCCCATGTTTCTTTCCAACAGGGTTAAAGAAGAAAAGGCATGCATTGATGAGCATGAGTGTCTAAAATGGCTTGACACAAAGGAACCCAATTCAGTTATTTATGTATGTTTTGGAACTACCACAAAGTTGAAAAATTCTCAACTTAAGGACATTGCTACGGGTCTTGAGGCTTCAGGGGAACAATTCATTTGGGTGATGGGGAAAAGACAAGAAGATGGAGTTGGATGGGTAGCTGAtgaatttgagaaaaagatGGAAGGTAAAGGATTAATTATAAGAGGGTGGGCACCTCAAGTATTGATTCTTGAGCATGAAGCAATTGGAGCATTTGTGACTCATTGTGGATGGAATTCAATTTTGGAAGGAGTGGTTGCTGGGGTACCTATGGTAACTTGGCCTATTGCTTATGAGCAGTTTTTCAATGAGAAATTGGTGAGTGAGATCCTTAAAATTGGGGTGCCTATTGGAGCTAAAAAATGGGCTGCAGGGGTGGGGGATACTGTTAAATGGGAGGCCGTGGAGAAGGCTGTGAAAAGGATAATGAGTGGGGAAAAAGCTCATCAAATGAGGAACAAAGCTAAGATGCTCTCTCGTCTAGCTAGGGAAGCTGTGGCAGAAGGAGGATCTTCAAACTCAGATTTGAATGCTTTAATTGCTGACTTGGGTTCACTCACCAACTAA